A segment of the Herpetosiphon gulosus genome:
GGGTCATCAGCTTGGGTTGGGCCGCCTGCCCAGTCTTGATCGAGGGCGTGATGCGCGACTCCGGTTACTGGGTCGATCTGCACGGTAAAGGTCGTCAACCCCACGACCGACTGGATGGGATAACCTGATTCGTATGGCGCTTCCCACGGCAGGATTACCCCATCGGCAGCGGCCAGCGTGACGACCAGCCGCTCGGCGGGTAAGGCCACCACGACGATCCCTTGTGCATCACTGGTCGCTGTGATTGGTTGGCCACCGACGGGCGTGAACGTCACCACCACGCCTGCCACGGGCTGCATGGTCGCCTCATCCTGCACCCGCACGGTCAGTGGGGTGGTTTGGGCGAACGCACTGAACGGACTGACGAGCAGCATCACGAATA
Coding sequences within it:
- a CDS encoding Ig-like domain-containing protein; this translates as MHWCFLFVMLLVSPFSAFAQTTPLTVRVQDEATMQPVAGVVVTFTPVGGQPITATSDAQGIVVVALPAERLVVTLAAADGVILPWEAPYESGYPIQSVVGLTTFTVQIDPVTGVAHHALDQDWAGGPTQADDPTAALAPPATGTAIAAQTATAEVTQLPTSEVEPPTSEPTSIVPAASPTSLPSPIPTSSQPVLAMLPSSPPTPPATHSWTLWLPILVMVGVLLLALWSWRGRAGVLR